The Spirochaetota bacterium genome contains a region encoding:
- the rpmH gene encoding 50S ribosomal protein L34, translated as MKRTYSPSKVRRARKCGFRKRMKTRGGREVLRRRRLKGRYKLTSSDER; from the coding sequence ATGAAACGTACGTACAGCCCGAGCAAGGTGCGCCGTGCCCGTAAATGCGGATTTCGCAAGCGGATGAAGACACGCGGCGGACGTGAAGTATTGCGCCGTAGACGCCTGAAAGGACGCTACAAACTTACCTCTTCCGATGAGCGCTAG
- the rnpA gene encoding ribonuclease P protein component, which produces MSASRYPKRERLKSRADIERIFERNRTYADDAYRVLAAANGRDFSRMAVVVRRTLGNAVERNREKRLVREIFRKARASIVKGYDFVIIIRRRVAREYKDRSDSLSALLRRFT; this is translated from the coding sequence ATGAGCGCTAGCCGATATCCCAAACGCGAACGCTTGAAATCGCGAGCGGATATCGAACGGATCTTTGAAAGGAATAGAACGTACGCGGATGATGCGTATCGAGTGCTTGCGGCCGCGAATGGCAGGGATTTCTCCCGCATGGCCGTGGTAGTGCGCCGTACGCTCGGGAATGCCGTGGAGCGCAACCGCGAAAAGCGGCTGGTGCGCGAGATATTCAGGAAAGCACGGGCATCCATCGTAAAGGGATATGATTTCGTCATCATCATACGGAGGCGTGTTGCGCGCGAGTATAAGGACCGGTCGGATTCGCTCTCCGCTCTCCTGCGTCGTTTTACCTGA